Below is a window of Camelina sativa cultivar DH55 chromosome 11, Cs, whole genome shotgun sequence DNA.
TGACTGGAAACAGAGGGTTAAAGCCATTAAAGGTGTGGCATCTGCCTTATTCTTCCTCCACGAGGAGTGGGAACAAGTGGTGATTCACCGTGACGTCAAAGCCAGCAATGTCTTGTTAGACTCTGAGCACAATGGGAGACTGGGGGATTTTGGTTTAGCTCGGCTGTGCGGTCACGGGTCAGATCCTCAAACCACCCATGTCGCTGGAACATGGGGATACCTAGCCCCTGATTACATCAGGGCAGGGCGGGCCACAACAGCTACTGATGTTTTTGCCTTCGGGGTGCTCCTACTAGAAGTAGCATGCGGTAGACGTCCTATCGACCAGAATAAGAATGATGAGAGGGTCTTGCTTGTGGattgggtttttgggttttggacAGAGGAAAACATCTTGGATGCTAAGGATCCAAAACTAGGGTCCGAGTATGACCAAAGAGAGGTCGAAATGGTTTTGAAGCTAGGTTTGTTATGCGCTCACTCCAATCCACAAGTTAGACCAACAATGAGACAAGTGTTACATTATCTAAAAGGAGATGCAATGTTACCAGAATTTTCGCCGTCTGACTTTTGTGGGGGTGGGATGACGTTGGGAATCAACCACGGACTTGGTGAGTTAGCTACGTTTATCGGTGGAACTTCCATTGCTGATTCTATACTCTCCGGTGGGAGGTGATATTTGAATATCATAACATTTGTATGTCATTACATTTacacaatatatataactagaagAGGGCTAGTTTTAAGAATATCAGTCATTACTTATAAAATAATCACTTTTGTGTTAAGGAACATCCTACTGTGCGCCTGAAACAGATGTATACATGCACTTATGTTCACAAGTACATTTAGATTAGATAATATAAACATGCTCTTATCTTATGttcaaaaataaatctaaatcaaaaaagTAAATAGCAATCTCACTTGGAAGGCACGCATGCATGAAGATCCTTATCTCCAGATTATCTCAAACCGGTTCGACGTTCGGATCTTTTTTAACTGGCCGtcaaacaatagaaaatattaatgtttCATAGTATCTAATTGAGAAGCTTAAGtatgaatatatctaaatacGTAAgcatttttttgaataaatgtaaaatttatttaacgaaaaaactttttgttaacaaaatatgCATTCTTAGATCaagttttcatttaaaatattttcttttgaagttttagacaagaatagtataatgtttatatttctcaaaacaaagttgttcatgcatgtatctaatTTATTCAATTATAAAATGAGAAAACCTATGTGAAATATTTAAACAGTCGACATCAAATTGTATTTTTACAAAGATAAActctactaaaaaaaattaatagtaaaattatttaaaaaacggTAAGCCATAAACCCGCACATAGTATTGTACAGGGTATTTatctagtaataataataagaaatagTGGAATTACTATTTTACCGATCGTTTTTTTTAccggctctctctctcttcagtcTTCAGGCAGCCACCTTCGCTAGGTCGTGGGTCTCATCGCCGACCACCAGGTTGAGAGAGCATCTACCGTCTCTTTTGTCACTTGTCACTACCACATCTGTCACTTTCACCATTGTAACCATCTTCTTGGTTTCTGGGTCTTTCACCTTCTTCGTAGAGTGATGAGTGTATCGAATGGCCACACGTTTTGTGCCGTCCGGTAAGGTAATGATATCCAGGGCTAAGTAAGCAGTGCAGCCTGTTGTTTTGGCTAGCCTCACGGCTGTCTTGTATAAAAAAGGCATCAGCTAGCCTCGGCCCccacataatatataaaattttggtctaatggttcaaaaatattttcatttatgttttccACTTGagttcaaaaccaaatttttatgtcaacaaaaaaaatttctttccttatttttatttatttaagccCTAAGAATcctaactatttttgttttctcaaatgtgtttcatgttttcttgtatttgtatattatatttttttttttcatgtttatagTGGAGTAAAAGATGATGCTTAATgctagaatttgattttgtttataacatatataaagacTGATTCTTGTTTAGTTTTCCTGTTATATGAATATTggttaatatttatgttttctgaatttgtaaaaaaaaatttggaaaattcttctatatgaatatgatttttattaaaaaaatacaaaatttaagatCTTTTAGACATATAATTGTTGTTTTAGACCTCTTAATTGTTTTTCgtctttattttatatcttattatataaattttagttttcaaagttagtaattcatataatcgtgacatgtgtcaagtatattgataatattttgacaactgtgaaaagaaattttatttaataattataggaaaaattaaaaaaacctaaaaataaaaggattacatttcatattttccaaaatataaaaaaccaaaagtaatctattatatcagtaattataataggaaagttatctattaaattactaatttcaataggaaaatatgtgcaattaataaggaaaatatttgtaaattaattgtgaatattatttattataattatatagtaaaaagaaatttataaagaaaagtgattaaagtatataaagtttaatgtgttaaaattagtgattaacataatataaaaaaattaagataatcaaaataagaaattaatgtaattttcttaagtttttcaattgGTGAATGATTCGATAGCGTATTCAATactatgttattatataaatcttagttttcaaagttagtaactcatgtgaTCGCGACAAATGTCAGATTTAATAATTAGAGAtttttgtcatgtgttatatgctaaaactttgttttaacaaattttaaaattataagaaattaaaaatgtaaacaatttaataaatataaaaagatagttcatatatgtatataaaaaaataatacgaATTTTACTCTCAACGTAAAATTCTGAAATCCTGATTTCTTGTTCCGTTTCCATATAAAACCTTATGCATAATGTGATGTGTGAGCTTATGGATTTGGTATGTTTGTGCAGTACACTCCGGCGATGGACATGTGGAGCGTTGGCTGCATATTTGCCGAGATGCTAACTGGAAAACCTTTGTTTCCTGGCAAACGTTGTGCACCAGCTAGAACTCGTCACTGATCTGCTTGGAACGCCATCGCCGATAACTCTATCcagggtttgttttgtttttatatttccCGGAAGCTAACTAAAGTCCCAATACAGAGGCTTCTCTCTCCCAGATATACTTGCTTTGGATGCAAGTATGTTTTTTTAGCTTTTGTGTCATCATGTTGTTTGTAATTATAGTTTTCCAAGGCTTGAGGACAGCGTCGAATCTGTGGCTAAATCTGGCGGATCTGGGTTTGAGGAATTTGTGTGTCGATTTGTCTCCCTGGTGGTTCGTTGGCTTGGAGGAGAAATGAGGGGCTGGGGGTTTATCTTTAGGGTTCCCCGATGGTGGTTTTGATGCCTAGCATCAGATCTGTCTTCTCACTCCATCTGAGGCGGTGCTTTGCGGTTGGTTTTTGTCATTTGTAAGGTAAGGCAGGCGGCGCTTCATGTAGGTCTTGGAGTATTCTAGGAGGCAGGGGTGAGCAAAGATCCTTCCCCGACAGCGGTGGTGAGGGATTCCTCCATCTGATGTGGTTGTGGCGGTGTGGATTCTTTTGGATGGTGAGAAGAACCGAGGTGGATGCTCTTGGTAGAAGACAGATATGTTCCGGGTCAGGTGAGTTGGAACAGGCCGGGAGATATGTTCCGGGTCAGGTGAGTTGGTGAGCTTGAACCGGAGTCAGATTTCGAAAGCTTCTGGCAATGGTTCACCTTACTGTCTCTGCCACAAAAGAGTGGGTCTCGCTTTCGCCGGGATTACTGTTCCAATCGGTTGCTTCAGGTCACGTTTAAATCAGCAGGAGAAGAGTTCGTTTTTGTTAATGGaccgatttttgttttctcattttgtaacTGTTTAACCTGTATGCTTACAAGGCCTTGCCCATTTGAGAAGGCCCATTAAAGTAAATAAACATGAAgaattaattctaggtgatcaataagaattaatatgaagaacaagctaagatgaagatctagaaagataaagaatcctaaaaataacagatctaataaatcataaaaatcctatgaagaaccctgaacctaacaagagatctactcagacatgattaatgaaacaaaaaccatggataaaatagatatcattaaattcaaaagagaagaacaaaagagtttagaaaaGTTTCTCTCAACAGGGCTGGGTTCTTGTCTCTCCCAAAAAGCTCTCAAGGTCTGTCTCTCAAAAGGTGgcacaaaataaaacttgaaaataacttaggtctaaataatgacccaaaaatcctatttatattcctaaaaacgttcagggactaatgatgcaaatatggaagacttTAAGGCAACTTTGTAAAccttcaaaacttgtgagaaaacttctgatttttctgctggatgatgcatcgatcgacaccatcacttgcatcgaccgatgcaagactctgaacttgtctcccaacttcacagcttagcctcaatgcttgaatgtgctccaaatcctcctatttagcttcattatgctctcatctatgctaaatcctataaagactcaaaaaactctaaaaatatcaaaaagacgctataaataagacttatatcatggctaaaaacacctaaaaaccatcaTATATTAATGCGCCACTCAAGACAACGGCGTTGTTAGTGTTTGACGGCCGGTTAACAAAAGCGCTGAACGCCAAACCGGTGAGGAGAGATAATCTAAGGATCTTCATGCGTGCCTTCCAAGTGAGAGtgctatatatgtttttgtttagagATTTCATATGTACCTCTTTTTTTACATAAGagcatgtttatatatttatttttatgtactTTTGAACATAAAGCTGTTTAATCGTAATGAGCATGTATAAAACTGTTTCAGGGGCACAGTAGGATGTTCCTTAACAaagtcattatttttaaaagtaaatgaCTCTGATATTCTGAAAACAAAAGACTAGGAAGGGTCATTGAAGTCTTCCTATATACATTTTCTCAtatctaaaataaagaaaattcagATAAACATttgataagatatatatatttttgttgaatcaGAGACTAGCcagaaaacaatgttaaaagacatttctttcttctctatttaTAACTCTGTTCTCACCTAGTTTCATATCTAGCTAAGAGAATAATAGTAATTCGATATCCTTATCTCCGAGCATTTCAAGTTATCGAAGCCGCAAACAAAGCCATCATCTTCAAGGTAAGAGCTTCTTGAGGAAACGGTTCCGTCATCTCACAACCCAGAAGACACACATGTGTTTATTTATTCGATAgatttcctctttcttctctcctcttcaattttgagcttaaaagttcaaaacctaaggtattacaaaaaaaaaaaaagttatatcacATGTGTGCATCTAATCCTGCAAGATGGCCCCAGAGGTAATAATTGTTTACAAATTTATGTTGTGAGGCCTAGCCATTGCCTTTGGAGTCATAGCCACTGAGCCAGGAACTGAAATCCGGATCATAAAGAATCTTCGGGTGTGTTTAGACTGTCACACCGCAATCAAACTCATCTCAAAGATCACAGAGAGAGTGTCTGTTGTAGAGACGCCAACCGCTTCCATCACTTATGGTGTCGATTCGACTGTTCATGCGGACATTATTGGTAGTGACCTGTTTTTGGCCTTAACACAAGTCAAACTGTACTCATCCTGTAACATTATATCACTCATAATTGCTAATTCTTTTCTGACTCAACAAGTTTTGAATCCTTATTCCAATCTATATGACTACGCTTAATTGTTGAAAACTTGAAGGTATATCAAAACAATTTGAGGAAGATCTTACATTCAAACAATCTATATCTATGGTTACAGACACATGGGAATGCAAGCAGCATAGTAGAAAAAAGAACTATACATAAATTTCTCAAACTCGCAGAATATTTACCAGATATCATATCTTCAGATAAGTATGCCTAGCACTCCAATCTTTATCCGGTGATTAATTTGATACCAGACAATTGCGTATCATATATCTTGCGTTGCAGTTATACCTGCTGTTCTAACTTCATCATCCGctggctttttcttcttttttgaggGCGGTTATTGCACTTTCCGAATAAGTTCCTTGTTTGGCACCAAGACGATAAACAAATTTCTGTCCCGGAAGTTTTTGCTCTCCTCAGTTCCAAGCTGCAGGATGTTGACAAACACGATCCATTTAAGGTGGGGCAATTCACATGCCAATTCGATACCAAACTTcaataagaaaaaagagtagAGGACAATACAGACCTCTCCTATTTCAGTCTGAAAACGTCTAAGGAGCTCAATAGCTATATTTCTAAACTCGTTTTCCCGGCCTTTCATGTTCACAATCACTTTAACCTGAGTGCATAACAAGAGTCGCAGCAGTAAAATGTAATTAGAATGGACAGAACTCGCCCTAAAATGTTCCGGTAGTAACACAGAAAAAGTAAATGAGAAAAACCTTGTCACCATCTTGCAAGAACTTCCGAGCTGCTCTCATGCGTACAGAATAGTCATGCTGATCGATGTTATAACTACcgtagaaacaaaaaatcagaaacCTTTTGAAAAGAAGCAGTTCTAAACAAGGTCAATCGCaacgacaaaaaacaaaagagaggctCATATTTACCCCATTTTAAGCTCCTTCAAGTCCATGCGAGTAGCTGACATATAAGAACAAAGCTTCAGGTTACACAATCCATTCAGCCATGTAAATACGACACAAGTAAGTGAGCTTATAGTTTTAACATTATCTTCCAGTTAATAAGCAGAGAAGGATGATCATATACTTTTCTTCTGCtgttcttttttcctcttttgctGTTCGTATCTGTATTTACtgataatgaaacaaaaaggaaaaaaatcattcTCCTCTATAGACAATCCATACGGTACAAATTAATCATTCTTTAAGATAATAGTATACCTGTAATCCATCATTTTGACAACCGGAGGATCTGCATCCGGCGAAAGAATCACCTGAAAACCAATCCCGGCATACCAAATACTTAGTGATGATAATGCTAAGGTAGATAAAAATACAAGCTttcaaaagaaacacaaaccagATCAAGCTcagcttcttcagctcttcGAACCGCTTCATCTTTGGAAACTAAAccaatctacaaaacaaaatatattattggttCTGTTTTTAGCTGAAATCAAAAGTTGTTAACACCAAGAGGCAActtcaattcaattcaattaCCATGTTCTGCTGATCATCGATAAGCCTTACAGTGGCTGACCTACTCAATTTGAAAATTATCAATACTATACAtcagaatcaaatcaaaatttcattaatCCAGTGAAAGTTTCCAAATTTACCTAATAGCTGAGATATCAAGCGCATCATCATCCTCTGATTCTTTTTGCCTACCTCTCCTATTTCCTGGAAGTGGAAACCGAGCACCTCCGCCGCCACCACCGTAACGGCAGGTGATAACAGGGCAACGACGATGATAAGGTGGGAGAGAAACAAGTGACAGTTCGGCTAGATAGAGTCTGAGACCAAAGAGCTTAGATTTAACAGAGGATGTACGATGAGACACCGTTTTACTTTTGGTGGCTCCGGCGGCGAGAATGGCGTTGAATCCGACGGTGCTCGTGATCACAGCCATGGCTCTCTCTCTACCAATTTGACAGATCAGATtcagaaggaaacaaaaaaaaatcatcttatCCAAAATATTACACACACCAGACTGAAAAagatctaatttttaaaaaagattttgccttttttttttgataattgaaACAGAGAAATTGTGAATTAGCTTATTGATTAGAAAGtgacatatatgtatgtacgtACTTTTTGTTCTGCTTCGCGTAAGCATAAAAATTAATTCTATCTTTAAGAATGTGATTGATGTGCTCTATACTTTTTAAGTACAGTATCACTAATAGTAATAGagcaaaaacataatttctagGTCATATTTTAGGTTTGTTCAGAATTTAATTCAAGTGAAAgtaataatttcttttattcaCTAATAAAGCAGCactaaagtttttatatttacaactagggctgggcaaaataaccgataaccaaataaccgaccgaaaccgaaccgaaaaaaaccaaaccgaaccgaaccgaaattcttcaaatacccgaatggttagtaaaaatctatatccaaactaactgaaaccgaaccgaaccgaaccgacaattaaatggttaaccgaaatatccgaaaacctagaagatatcaaatattatatacttaatattatgcaaaactataaaataaacttaaaatataaattatttctagattcaaaacaattaaatattttaaataatcaatatatgtaaatgttattattttgaatttacaaagttaaatactattttgtaaaattgaatccatatttttcccttttttgtatttttgttattgtatatttggttaattttggttatattcggttagttttggttatatttggtttatttggttaatgttaatataatttatgttagttatggttatttatttaaataaccaaaccgaaaccgaaccgaaagaaaccgaaccgaaccgaaccgaaatttcaaaaatatccaaatggttactatattactatatccaaaataaccgaaaccgaatacaaccgtaccgaaaccgaatggttaaccgaatgcccaagCCTATTTACAACAATTTTATACATTAGTATCAGTATGTTTATATAACAAtggtttaatgtttaatttaatcatgttttctaaaatggtttagcttttttttttttttttttggcccaaaccctaaaaaaatgGTGTGGCATGctaaaaagaacaataaaacaGCATCAACGCTCTGCGCcgcgctctctctctctctctctttcttctctcttcctctcaaactctctctcagGTAAGCAAAAGCCTTCTCAGATTCAATACTTCTTTCGCATTGCTAGACGTCATCATTGTTCTTCCTTTTTCCAATAGCTCTGTCTTGATTGATAAAACTTAACTCTCTACGTATTTGTAGCAACTTTACCATCTAGATTAAGTTGTGTGCTGATTCAATCTGTAATACTTTGTTGCGTCGAGTTGATTGCCGTGTGTGACAGTGATTTAATGGTTTCTTTTTTGCAGTTTCTTCAGAACCGACTCTGTTTGTGTCCTTTCCTTTTTACCGTGAACGAAAGATTCGAGTGATGCAGCAAGGTGACTCTGTGTTGAGCTTGAGGCCTGGAGGTGGTCGTGGAGGAAGTAGACTCTTTGCCCCACGCTCttccttatcttcttcctctgatctTACCAATGGCGGAGACGCTCCTTCTTTTGCCGTTAAGGTTGataaatcctctgtttttttttttttttgttgttgtgtgt
It encodes the following:
- the LOC104721771 gene encoding uncharacterized protein LOC104721771, which codes for MIFFCFLLNLICQIGRERAMAVITSTVGFNAILAAGATKSKTVSHRTSSVKSKLFGLRLYLAELSLVSLPPYHRRCPVITCRYGGGGGGARFPLPGNRRGRQKESEDDDALDISAIRSATVRLIDDQQNMIGLVSKDEAVRRAEEAELDLVILSPDADPPVVKMMDYSKYRYEQQKRKKEQQKKTTRMDLKELKMGYNIDQHDYSVRMRAARKFLQDGDKVKVIVNMKGRENEFRNIAIELLRRFQTEIGELGTEESKNFRDRNLFIVLVPNKELIRKVQ